In one Deinococcus sp. QL22 genomic region, the following are encoded:
- a CDS encoding DUF11 domain-containing protein codes for MNVKLGMAALTSVLLLASCGGNTPVVNPPAVTVGMVSLPANPNGYTLTIRDSAGVIVAPGNYGSLTPGNYTATYSKDGFIPETQNLTVTAGGTTNLAYPTLRANTVSGAFYMDANGKMVAITKDDLNNAGTKFVFYSWLENETGGIDPAKVGGITDPAAPTAGEMDEVAPLLSQNVAGGYVGYKAADGNVYPIVGANVRWDILEQTGSVRFAAADDGGQASGSPVTGQDINDNALSANTYTNSATGNNVRFPSSTEYPLYNVTGVNTPDTNGFTWTALNHDPAVTTTATARIRAIAYVNGTEVTKRFLNKTFAPSARLTIVKAPKDNQAGINQSRDFTVTVSNTGAGPATAIRLSDVLKSGDAAAYSVTAPAGTTANATDGFDATFDLAAGASRTFTLPAQASAVGVYCDVATIVSYNNGAFGTVTPTLSDQACLTVTAPNLGISKTLGTLDTAGAFTPIASGVVVGPNVPVVARITVSNNGNAPATNVVVTDALANATVAANYAIQGAVTAAPQAVAVTKAGDDGFTTGAFTLAAGATQTFTFAASGTVDGDYCDQGTFTATSNNGVAVTGASGIPCFKVASPLLAITKVNNQIAGQPALNQLTPGSSYQSVITVTNSGSATATAVAVKDLLGNLNNVFMNYGSGSYTVTGTAQAGSVTFDAATRTVSTVPATVNLAPGQVLTLTLTSSVAAGTPRGSYCDTGSFTSTNGGTGQAQACVTVTSFISEQTQLTDTVDPIRAGDTVGTILASAASVEPGSNEGALNNVFIYNFGAIDPVQQTPGIFNFTDSQVYYDPTPTRDPQTGAIITDYLNGTSTRLTVGAGAGQYTVSAETGVGQQTITLNPAFRVAPGGVVFVRTQVTAPAGTAARQYQETFRWNNTAESSGQAQTNFKAESTTVVP; via the coding sequence ATGAACGTCAAACTAGGTATGGCTGCGTTAACCAGTGTGCTCCTGCTCGCCTCTTGTGGTGGCAACACGCCCGTCGTGAATCCTCCCGCCGTCACTGTCGGCATGGTCTCTCTCCCGGCCAACCCCAATGGCTACACCCTGACCATCCGCGACAGTGCCGGTGTGATCGTGGCTCCAGGCAACTACGGCAGCCTGACGCCGGGCAACTACACGGCGACCTACAGCAAAGACGGCTTTATTCCTGAGACTCAGAACTTGACCGTCACCGCGGGTGGCACCACCAATCTGGCCTACCCCACCCTGCGGGCCAACACCGTCAGCGGCGCGTTCTACATGGACGCCAACGGCAAAATGGTCGCCATCACCAAAGACGACCTGAACAACGCCGGCACCAAATTTGTCTTCTACTCCTGGCTTGAAAATGAAACGGGCGGCATCGATCCGGCCAAAGTCGGCGGCATCACCGACCCCGCTGCCCCGACCGCTGGCGAGATGGACGAAGTCGCCCCCTTGCTGAGTCAGAACGTGGCAGGTGGCTACGTGGGCTACAAGGCCGCTGACGGCAACGTGTACCCCATTGTCGGTGCCAACGTGCGCTGGGACATTCTGGAGCAGACCGGCAGCGTGCGTTTTGCCGCCGCGGATGACGGTGGCCAGGCCTCTGGTTCCCCGGTCACGGGCCAGGACATCAACGACAATGCCCTGAGCGCCAATACCTACACCAATAGCGCGACCGGCAACAACGTGCGCTTTCCCAGCAGCACCGAGTACCCGCTGTACAACGTGACCGGCGTCAATACGCCCGACACCAACGGCTTTACCTGGACGGCCCTGAACCACGACCCTGCTGTGACCACCACCGCCACGGCCCGCATTCGCGCCATCGCTTACGTCAACGGCACCGAAGTCACCAAGCGCTTCCTGAACAAGACGTTTGCCCCCAGCGCCCGCCTGACCATCGTCAAGGCCCCCAAAGACAATCAGGCCGGCATCAATCAGTCCCGTGACTTCACGGTCACGGTCAGCAACACCGGCGCAGGCCCCGCGACCGCCATCCGCCTCAGTGATGTCCTGAAGTCTGGCGACGCCGCGGCCTACAGCGTCACGGCCCCCGCCGGAACCACCGCCAACGCCACAGACGGCTTCGACGCCACCTTCGACCTCGCTGCCGGAGCCAGCCGCACCTTTACGTTGCCTGCTCAGGCCAGCGCTGTCGGCGTCTACTGTGACGTTGCCACCATCGTCAGCTACAACAACGGCGCGTTCGGCACCGTGACTCCCACCCTGTCCGATCAGGCCTGCCTGACGGTCACGGCCCCCAACCTCGGCATCAGCAAGACGCTGGGCACCCTGGACACCGCCGGAGCCTTCACGCCGATCGCCAGCGGCGTCGTCGTCGGCCCGAACGTGCCCGTCGTGGCCCGCATCACGGTCAGCAACAACGGCAATGCCCCCGCCACCAACGTGGTCGTTACCGACGCACTCGCCAACGCTACGGTGGCTGCCAACTACGCCATTCAGGGCGCTGTCACCGCCGCGCCTCAGGCCGTGGCCGTGACCAAGGCTGGTGACGACGGCTTTACCACAGGGGCATTTACTCTGGCCGCCGGAGCCACCCAAACCTTTACCTTCGCCGCCAGCGGCACCGTCGACGGCGATTACTGCGACCAGGGCACCTTTACGGCCACCAGCAACAACGGCGTCGCCGTTACGGGCGCTTCGGGCATCCCCTGCTTCAAGGTCGCCTCGCCGCTCCTGGCCATCACCAAGGTCAACAACCAGATCGCAGGCCAGCCTGCCCTCAACCAGCTGACGCCCGGCAGCAGCTATCAGAGCGTCATCACGGTGACCAACTCCGGCTCGGCCACGGCCACTGCCGTGGCCGTGAAGGACTTGCTGGGCAACCTGAACAACGTGTTCATGAACTACGGCAGCGGCAGCTACACCGTCACGGGCACCGCGCAGGCCGGCAGCGTGACCTTTGACGCCGCGACCCGCACCGTCAGCACCGTTCCCGCCACTGTGAACTTGGCCCCCGGTCAGGTGCTGACCCTCACCCTGACCAGCAGTGTCGCCGCTGGCACGCCTCGCGGCAGCTACTGTGACACCGGCAGCTTCACCAGCACCAACGGCGGCACGGGTCAGGCTCAGGCCTGCGTGACCGTCACGTCCTTCATCTCCGAGCAGACCCAGCTCACTGACACGGTTGACCCCATTCGTGCGGGCGACACGGTCGGCACGATCCTGGCGAGCGCCGCCAGCGTCGAGCCGGGCTCCAACGAAGGTGCGCTCAACAACGTCTTCATTTACAACTTCGGTGCCATCGATCCTGTTCAGCAGACCCCGGGCATCTTCAACTTCACCGATTCTCAGGTCTACTACGACCCCACGCCGACCCGTGATCCTCAGACCGGAGCGATCATCACCGACTACCTCAACGGCACCAGCACCCGCTTGACCGTGGGCGCCGGGGCAGGCCAGTACACCGTGAGTGCCGAAACGGGTGTGGGCCAGCAGACCATCACGCTGAACCCAGCCTTCCGTGTCGCGCCCGGCGGCGTGGTGTTTGTGCGTACGCAGGTCACGGCCCCCGCCGGAACTGCCGCCCGCCAGTACCAGGAAACCTTCCGCTGGAACAACACCGCCGAAAGCAGTGGCCAGGCCCAGACCAACTTCAAGGCCGAATCCACCACCGTCGTTCCCTAA
- a CDS encoding transposase, whose amino-acid sequence MTTTQPHQDQIDDQHTLGEVSDELWIRLAPVLVIEKPRKKSGRPAWDARSMFNGMIWLARTGHQWSQLSRRYGPTSTVHERLSGTRMLLCGVGHRTRRVRPGDRD is encoded by the coding sequence ATGACAACGACGCAACCCCATCAAGACCAGATCGATGACCAGCACACGCTTGGGGAGGTATCAGATGAACTCTGGATTCGTCTCGCCCCTGTCCTCGTGATCGAAAAGCCTAGGAAGAAGAGTGGGCGTCCCGCGTGGGACGCCCGCTCCATGTTCAACGGGATGATCTGGCTGGCCCGAACCGGCCATCAGTGGAGTCAACTGTCCCGCCGATATGGCCCAACATCGACCGTCCACGAGCGGTTGAGTGGAACACGGATGCTTCTGTGCGGCGTGGGCCATCGTACTCGAAGAGTACGACCAGGAGATCGGGATTGA
- a CDS encoding helix-turn-helix domain-containing protein: MITTLGKTLRVARKARHLTLTEVATATGISNTHLSRLENGRIEKPGRDILAKLAQVYSIPDQILFDLSSRGASSDRTELSRTVLQLVLNAAEVLTEEDWLVLQSVVEGIMALRRVGSKSLSGKYNLLIGDDNDATPSRPDR; encoded by the coding sequence ATGATCACCACCCTCGGCAAGACCCTGCGCGTCGCTCGCAAGGCTCGTCATCTGACCCTCACAGAGGTAGCGACGGCCACTGGGATCAGTAACACGCATCTCAGTCGGCTGGAGAATGGCCGAATTGAGAAGCCCGGCAGGGACATCCTGGCCAAACTGGCCCAGGTGTACAGCATTCCGGATCAGATCTTGTTCGACCTGTCCAGTCGCGGGGCGTCTTCAGATCGGACTGAGCTTTCCCGCACGGTGCTTCAGCTGGTTCTGAATGCTGCGGAGGTGCTGACCGAGGAAGACTGGTTGGTTCTCCAGAGCGTGGTGGAAGGCATCATGGCCCTGCGCCGGGTAGGGAGTAAGAGCCTATCCGGAAAATATAATCTACTGATAGGCGATGACAACGACGCAACCCCATCAAGACCAGATCGATGA